The Deltaproteobacteria bacterium genomic interval CCGAGTTGCCGGCGGGGCCGGCATACTACCCGGATGACGAGCTCACGGATCAAAGCGAGCGCGCCATTGTTGCCGAGATCATTCGCGAGAAGGTCATCTTGGCCACGCGCGACGAGGTGCCGTATGCGGTTGCGGTGACCATCGATGAATTCACCGAGAAGCCAGAGAAATCCCTGGTGGTGATCAAGGCTGCCATTCACGTCGCCCGCGTGTCGCAGAAGCCGATCGTGATCGGAGAAGGGGGCCGCCGCATCAAAGCCATCGGCCAGAGCGCGCGCGCGGAGATCGAGACCTTGCTCGAACGGCGGGTGTTCTTGGAGCTGTTCGTGCGCGTGCAAACCGACTGGCCGACGACGCCGGCGCGGCTGAAAGAGTTCGGGCTGTAGCCTCGGCCACCCCCCGCTCCTTATGAAGCCCGCAGGGCCTTTGTATACGTCGATTGATCCCACCGGTTTCAAGCTCTCGGTGGTGGTGCCGGTGTACAACGAGCAAGCCACCATCGCCGAGATCTTGCGGCGGGTGGCGGCGGCGCCGTTTCGCAAGGAGGTGATCGTCGTCGACGACGGTTCGAGCGACGACACCGCTGCGATCCTGCTTGCGCTCGAAAACAGCGGCCGGATCGAGGGCCCGCCCGGTCTCGAGAACACGCTGCGAGTGCTGCGACAGCAGCCCAACCAGGGCAAAGGAGCGGCGCTACGAGCCGGCTTTCGTGCTGCCACCGGCGACGTCGTGGTGGTGCAGGATGCCGACTTGGAATACGACCCGGCTGACTACGCACTGCTGATTGGTCCCATCCTCGACGGCCGTGCCGACGCCGTCTACGGCTCGCGCTTCATCGGCAGCGCTCCTCACCGAGTGTTGTTCTTTTGGCACTTCGTCGGCAATAAGCTGCTGACGCTGCTGTCGAACATGGTGACCAACCTCAACCTCACCGACATGGAGACCGGCGCGAAGGCATTTCGCACCGACGTGATCAAACGCATCCCGTTGCACGCCAAGCGCTTCGGCTTCGAGCCCGAAGTCACCGCCAAGCTGGCGCACATGCGGGCACGTATTTACGAGGTGGGCTGTTCGTACAGCGGACGCGACTACGCCCAAGGTAAGAAGATCGGCCTCAAGGATGCCTTTGCCGCTGTTTACACCATCTTGCGGAACGCGCGGCCGCGTGACGGTGTGCCGCTGGCGGTCGAAGCGGCCGGCGCCCGGCCCACGGACGCGTAGCGCTGAGAGCTGATGCGCCAGCGCAAGCTCAAGGAACCGGCGCCGGTGCTGGCTACGGCCGCGCTGCCGGTGGTGGCGATCGTCGGCCGGCCCAACGCCGGCAAGTCGACGTTGTTCAACCGCCTGGTGCGCAGCCAGCGAGCGCTGGTCGATGAACGGCCGGGCGTGACGCGTGACCGCAACGAGGCGGTGGCACAATGGGGCGGCCGCTGCTTTCGCCTGGTCGATACCGGCGGCGTCGAGGCTGACGAGCGGCCGGCGGATGAGCTGCTCGCGGCCGTACGCACCCACACGCTGCGCGCCAGTACCGAAGCCGATGCCATTATTCTGCTCGTCGATGGCCGCGCCGGTGCCAGCGCGCTCGAAGCCGGGCTGTGGCGGCGGTTGCGGAGCGGGCACGCGCCGGTGTTCTTCGCCGCCAACAAGCTCGACACCGCCGGCCTCGCAGACCAGGCCGCGGACTTCTTTCGCCTCGGCGTCGAGCGGGTCTACCCGATGTCGGCCGCACACGGCCGCGGCGTGGACGAGTTGATGGCCGAGGTCGTGGCAGCGTTGCCGGGTGATAGCGCGACGCCAGCGGTTGCCGCAGTCGACGAGCCGATTGCGCTGGCGATCGTCGGCCGGCCTAATGTGGGCAAGTCGTCCTTGCTCAACCGCCTCCTCGGCGAGGAGCGCGCCATCGTGTCACCGATCCCGGGTACTACCCGCGACGCGATCGATTCTCTGGCCACGTTCAATGCCCGCAACTACCTGCTAATCGACACCGCGGGTATTCGGCGCCGGCCCAAGGTGCACGAGGGACTCGAACGCGCCAGCGTGGCGCGGGCCTTGCGCGCGCTCGATCGCGCCGAGATCGCGTTGCTGGTGATCGACGGTAGCGAACCACTTGCGGAGCAGGATGCGCGCATCGCCGGCTACGCTTGGGAGCGCGGCCGCGCCCTGCTGTTCGTCGTCAACAAATGGGACGCGCGACCGAAAGGCGAGCGCGAAGAACGCCGTTTTCAAGAAGCCCTGGCCTGGAAGTACCCGACGCTGGCGGAGGTACCGATGGTGTTTGTGTCGGCACTGAGCGGGCGCGGCGTCGACCGGGTCGTTCCGGCAGTCGAGGCGCTGGCGGCGGCGCATCGCGCACAACTGCCGACGCCGCGCGTGAATCAGGTGCTCCAAGCCGCGACTCAGGCGCAGGCGCCGCCGAGCGTGCAAGGCAAACGGCCGGTGTTTTACTACGCCACGCAGACCGGCAGTGCGCCGCCGGTGCTCACCATCTTCACCAGCGCCCCGCGCCTGGTGCAGCCGGTGTATGAGCGCTTTCTGCGCAACCAGTTTGCCGCGGCGTTCGAGTTGCACGGCACGCCCCTGCAGTTGCGCTTCCGGCCACGGCGGGAGACCCAGAGCCTAGCGCCAAAACGCAGCGCCAGGGCTACGCGGGGAGACCGCGGCGCGCGCAAACACTAGGACCGCGGCGCGGCGCAACGCGGTTTACTTACAGAGTCTTGGCCGCTAGCATCCCCGAGTGATGAGTCAGAGCGGTAGGGTCCTGATGGCAGCGCTGCCGCGCCGGCTGCGTTCGGCGATGGCACGGCGCGCCAACATGACGCCGCTGCGGCTCTTCAACCTCGTGCTCAATCGCCTGGAAATGAAGCTCGGGCGGACGCGCCTGATTTCTCGCCCGTATGAGCTCTGCATCGACGTCAGCAACAAGTGCAATCTGACCTGCCCGTTCTGCCCCACCGGCCGCCGCGAGCACGGCCGAGGCAAGGGCCACGTTGCCCTTGAAACCTTCAGCGCGATTCTCGACGAGCTGGCGCCCTACGTCTTCAGCCTCGAACTGTTCAACTGGGGCGAAGCCTTCTTCAACCCCGAGCTACCGCAGCTGATCGAGTATGCCCATCGCCGCAAGGTGGAGACCTCGATTTCCAGCAACTTGAGCTTCCGCCTCAAAGAAGACTACCTGCGCTCTATCGTCACCGCCGGCCTGACGAACCTGACGGCTTCTATCGACGGGGCCGATCAGCAGTCATACGAGGTCTACCGGCGCGGCGGCAACTTCGCCCTAGCGGTGGAGAACTTGCGCACGCTGGTGCGCCTGCGCCGCGAGCTGAACAGCCGCTTTCCGCGCTTGTGCTGGCAGTACCTGATCTTCGCCCACAACGAACGGCGCGTGGACGAAGCCCGCCAACTGGCCCACGAGCTCGGGCTCGATAGCTTCGCCGCCTCGGGCGGGCTCTACGACGAACCCGACTGGGCGCCGGCGGGCGATCACTCGTACCAGTATCTCGAGATGCACCCCAACCGCTGCCCGTGGCTGTGGCGCAAGGCGGTGTTTCACTGGGACGGCGGCATGGCCTCGTGCTGTTCCGGTTTCTTCAAACACGATGATTTTGGCGATTGGCAGCCGGGCGCTTTTCGGCAGTTATGGAACAACGAGAAGTTCGTGGCCGCGCGCCGCATCTGGACGGAAAAGGACTCACCGTTGCCGGACGGGCACTTCTGCACCAGTTGTGACAAAGTGCGCTTCTATCGCGGCTTGCCGCTGCACTCGAAGATGAAGCCGCCGCCGCAGCTGCGCGAGCAGGCCTCAGGCTGAGACGGTTAGCCGCCGCTCTGCGGCGATGCTCCCGGCCGCCATTGCCAGATCGCGACCGCCAGCAGGACGAGAAGGGTAGTGCCGCTAACGGCCAGACCCAGCCAGAACGAACGCGGAACAAAGCGGAACTCCACCGTGTGCTCGCCTGCCGGCACCGGCACGCCGCGGAAGACATAGTCCGCGCGGTAAATCGCGGCCGGCCGGCCGTCCACGCTCGCTTCCCAGCCCGGGTAGAACTGATCGGTGAGTACCAGCAAGCCCCGGCTGTCGCCGCCGACGCGGATGGCGACATACTCCGGCGCGTACTCGGTAATCTCGGCCGCGCGCGACTGCCCGCCGGTGACGGCGGCGGCCTCGGTCTCCACCAGGGCGCTCGTCAGCGGCTCAAATGAGCGGCTGCTCAGACGCCCCAGCATCGCCTTCGGGTCGGTGACCTCGCTGTGCCCGACGACAAAAGCGCGCGGCAACGCGGCCGGATTCTCGTGCACCGTGAACTCGCCGTCGGCAAACACCGGCCGGTAGCGCGCGGCTTCGGCCGCTGTGAACGGGGTGTTGGTTCGTGTCACGATATGGCGCACGCCGAGCAGATCGAGCAACCTCATTTGCTTGCGTTGGGCATCGAGAATGAGACGGCCTTGGGGCAAGGCCACGGGTTGTGGCGGCGCCGCGCGCTCGGCCCAGGCGAGGTATTCGGCATAACGGCTCGGGATCAGACTTTCGTGGTCCGTGATCGCATAGAGGTGGTGGCGCATGCCCACTTTTGGCAGAGGGGCGCCCGGTGCCGGCATATGGAAATGGCTACGCGGTAGATCCGGTTGCGCCCGCAGGAAGTCAATCACCGAGGCCGGTGCGCCGAAGTGCTCGGGGGCAACGTCCGGGATAAGGGCGTAGTTGGCGAACCCGAGCGCGAGATCCAACCACAGCGCGCCAATGGCGCCCGCCCAAGCCAGGGGGCGCGCCGTGCTCGCCAGCATCAGCGCCGGAATAGACAGGGCGAGCAGCACGGTGGCGGTCCGGCGGCCGATCCAGTCGAGCGGCGGGCTCGGCGGATGAAAGCGGATGATGATGGCGACCAAGATGAGCGCGGCTGCCGCGGCCGCCAGCGCCGGCCAACGCCCCGCCGGCCGGCGAGCCATCAAAGCCTCGGCGCCGATGCCGGCAGTGCACGCGAGAGCACCGGTCGCCAGCCAGATGAATTCGGCCGGAAATCGAAACCAGTTGCTGGTCGGGAGCATCTGGTACCACCTGTATGCCGGCGTGAGCTGACCCAGCGCCAGTACTCCGGCAGACAGCGCCAGGGTCAGAAAGAAGATCGAGCGCGAACGCAAACGAGGATGAAACAGCGCCAGTGCCGAAAACGGCAGCATCGTCGCCCCGAGGTAGAGCGAGCCGGCGGCTGTAGGTGTGAATAAAGGGAAGAACAGCGAGCGGAACTGGCCGAGCCCTTGCAGCGGGAAGGGATCGGCGGCTGCCGCCGAGAGCGAACCCAGCCGGCGCGGGCTCAGCGCCGTCATCTCCATCATTGGCAGCAGCTGGACGGCGCTCAGTGCGCCCGCGATCACCAGGGCAGCAGCCAGCGCCGCGCTGGCGTTAGTGGCTGGACGCCAGCGGCCGCCGCGCGCCATCGCGGCCACCTCCCAGACCGCCAGCAGGGCGACGCTGTAGCCGGTGAGCATATTGTACAGTGGGTAGCCGCCGAGGTACTGGCAGGCGAAGACCGTCGCCAGCCACAACGCCGGCCGCAGCGGTGACTGCTCGCGGAACATCCGGATAGTCAACGCCCATGCGAGCGGCAGCCAGACGGCACCCACCAGCCAGGTCCGGACGTAGAGGTGGCTTTGCAGGTAGCCGCTGAAGGCGTAGGTGACGGCGGTAACCAAGATGCCACCGCTGGAGAGGCCGAGGACGCGCCCGAGGTAGCCCGCAAAGATCAGCGCCATGGTGTAGTGAACGATCGCGGTCCACTTGAATGCCAGGCCGGGTTCGAGAAAGAAATGTAGAGCGTTGAACGGGTAGAGCAAACCGTGCTGGTGGGTGGCAAAGAACGGCAGACCGGCGAGCTGGTACGGATTCCAGAGCGGGAAATGGCCGTGGCGCAACTCATCGAAACCGAAGCGCACCGTCGGGTAGTAGTAGGCGTAGAGGTCGTAGTTCAGAAACGGGATGAGCGAGTCGTGCGCGATTGGCCCTGCCACTCGCCAGTGCCACCAAACGGTGACCAGCACCAGCGCTCCCAGTGGCGCCCACCAGTCGGGTCTTCTCATCGGCGGCTAACGCTTTAGGCAAGTGCCGGCGCGGGTGCAAGCCGCGCCGCTTCACCGCCGTGCCGCCTGATGCAGGCCTGATGCCGTGGGCGGGTATTTTGCGGCCACCGGGACTCCTGCTACATGGATCAGCGCCCGTATGGATGTTGGACCGTCAGTTGGAGCCCCCGCTTGCGCAGATCCCACGTCGGCGCACGCGCTCTCCGCAGCCGCGAGGGCAGCGCCGAGGGCACCTCGGCGGTGGCTTGAACCGCTGTTGCTCGGCGCGGTGGCGACGGCGGTGGTAAGCCTGGTCTGGTGTTTGCGGATTGTCGCCGGCGCTACCGAGTACGGTGCCAACTACGATCTCTACCTCTACTACTACCCGGCGCTGGAGTTCAGTTTCGAGGCGCTGCGCGCGGGGCATCTGCCGTTGTGGAATCCCTTCCAACTCGGGGGCATCCCCGGCCTGGCCACTTTGCAGGCGGGCGTGCTGTACCCGCTACATCTGATCTATCTCATCGTTCCCACGGCTCTCGGGATGGGGGTGCAGGCATTTGTGCACCTGCTGCTGGCGGTCGTGTTCATGGCGCTGCTCGGGCGGGGCTTGGAGCTTGGCTGGCTGGCCGCGCTGACGGCCGGGCTGAGCTTCGCGCTGTCGGGCGCGGTGCTGTCGAATCTATTTTGGCCCCCGTTTCTGGAGTCGCTGGTGTGGTTGCCACTCGGAGTGACGGCGCTGGCGCGCTTCGGTAGCCGAGGCCGGCGGGGTTGGTTGCTGCTGTTGTCACTGGCGGTGGCGATGCCCGCGCTTTCCGGCGGCCATCAGAACGTCGTCTACATTGTCTATACCTTCGCGCTCTTCTCACTGCTCAACTGCTCTGCGCCGGCGATTGGCCAGCGCTCGCTCGCACCGCTGCGGCAGCTTTGGCCGATAGCGCTCGCGATTGCGGCGGGGTTTGCCCTGGCCGCCGCGCAGTTGCTGCCGACGCTCGAGTTGGCGCAGCAGAGCGCACGCTCGACCGCCAGTCTGCCGCTGTACCAGATCAATCCGCCATTTAATCCCTTGGATACGGCCAAGACCACGGCCGCACTGCTCGATGGGGCGGTGATGCCGCCGGCTGGTCCGTGGCTGCCGTATGTTGGTGCGCTGCCGTTGGCGTTGGCTGTGAGCGGGTTGGTGGCGGCGCCGATGCGGCTGCGGTGGTTTTGTGCGCTGCTAGTGCTGTGGGGCGGACTTGGTATGGTGGCCCCCGAGTGGTTTCTCAAGTTGCACGCGCAGGTGCCGGGTATGAGCTGGTTTCGGCTACCGCAGCGCGCCTTCCTGTTGGCGAACTTCGGTGTCGCCTTGCTGGCGGGAGTGGGCGCGCACGCACTCGTCAGCGGCGCAACCAGACTGCGACGCGCCGCCGCGATGCTGGCCGCCGGGCTGGCCTTGGGGTTGGCGGCCTACCGCTACCCACAGCTGTCATTCCTGGTGCCGGCGGCGGCGGTGGTACTCGTGCCGGTTGCGGCTTGGGCGCGCCGCGGCACACTGGCGAGCGCTGCGGCTGCGGGTATCGTTGTCCTCGTGGTGGTCGATCTGGTGGGCTTCTCGATGAACCGGCAGAATCTCCCGTACCTCAACAACTCCTGGCGGCGCATCTGGCAGCATCAGCGCGTGTACGGCGACGTGGCCGAGCGCGCGGGATTGTCGCGGGTGTTTGTCGTTCGCGGGGAAGCGCGCTGGTCGGCGAAAGTCGCCATGCTGTTCGGCTTCTTTTCGCCGGTGGACTACGAACCGCTGGCTTTGCAGCGCTACGGCGCCCTCTTCTATGCCGCCGTCGGTGGTCTGGGCTCGGGCGGCAGCAAGTGGCCGTTCCCGTTCCAGGGCGACTGGCCCGGCTCGCTGGTCGGGCCGGCGCGGCGGTTCCTGCAACTCCTGGGCGTGCGCTATTTTCTTTTTCATCCTGAGAAACTCAGCGGACGCGACGCTCAAGAGCTGACTGCGGGTCTGGTGCGGGTCGAGATGCCGGCCTGGGTGATGAACCCGGAGGCCAGGGGATTCGCGTTGTTTGAAGATCCTGAGGCGCTGCCGCGGGCTTACGCGGTCAACCAGGCGCAGTGCGGCATGGCGCTGGATGAGTGGTTTCGCCGCGTCGCCGCTGGCAGCTTCGATCTGCGGCGTAGCGTGATGCTGGAGGATGGCTGCGTGCCCGGCGGCCGCGGGCGCTCGGCCGAACGGGAGGTGGTGATCGAAGCCTATGGCGATACCTTCGTGCGCATCACGGCGGAAATGGAAGAAGCCGGCTATCTGGTGCTGACCGACTCGTACTATCCCGGCTGGCAGGCGTACGTTAACGGCCGCCGCGAGCCGATCCGGCGGGCCAACGCCGTTGCGCGAGCGGTGCGCATTGCCCCCGGTCACAGCGTGGTGGAATTCCGCTACGTGCCGTGGAGCTTCTATGGCGGCAGCGTCATCAGCGGCCTGACGCTGGTGCTCGGGGTGGGTTGGATCGGCTGGCGTGCGCGCCGGACTAGGGACGAGGACAGGTGATCGCCGGCGATCGAGCCTGGGTTGTCGGCCCGCGCGCGCTCGGCTGGCTGCTGGCGGCGGCCGTTGCCGTCTACCAGTTGAGTCTGCCGCGCGTGCTGGGCGGGGCAGACGAAAGCGTTGTCCTCTACGGCGCCAAACGGGTGCTCGACGGGCAGGCGCTCTATCGTGACGTGTTTGAGTTCATCACTCCGGGTAGCTTTTACTTCTTTGCCGGCATCTTCGCCCTGAGCGGGCCATCGCTGCTGGCGGCGCGCGTGGCGATGGCGGTGATCAACGCGGTCAGTTGCGTGCTGCTATTCGCTTTGGCGCGGCGGGTGGCGGGGGCGGCCGAGGCCGCCGTTGCGGTAGTGTTGTTCGCGGCGACGTGCTTGCCGGCATGGCCGTACGCTAGCCCGCACTGGTTATCCACCGCCCTCTGCTTGGGAACCGCCACGGCCGTGTTGGGCGAGCGGCAAAGCCAAGCGGGTCGCGCGCGGGTTCTGCTGGCGGGGGCGCTGGCGGCGCTGACCTTTTGTGTTCAGCAACAGCAGGGTGTTGTTCTGGCCGGCTGGCTGGCTGTGACCCTGGTCGCGGGCGCGTGGCCCGCGGTTGCCGGCGGTGGCTGGCGGCGCGTCCGCCATGACCTCGGTTGTGCGCTGGTGGCGTGGTTGCTGGTGGCGGGGGTGGTGCTCGGCTACAGCGCTTGGCGCGCTTCGGTGGCGGAGCTGGTCTACGCCATCTTCACCTTTGTGTTCCAGCGCTATTCCAGTTTTCACGCCGACCAGGTGTCGTGGGCGGGTGTCTGCGCCCTGTGCGGCAAGCTGGCTCCCTTGGCTTGGCCGTGGCTGTTGCAGGGCTATCCGGTTGCTCTGGCGGCCGAAGCAGTTGCAGTCGGGCTCGCACTGCGTCACCGGCGCGGCAACGATGAGGTAACGCGGGGGTGTCTGGTGCTGCTGGCTGCGGTCATGGCCGGTTCGATTCTCTACTATCCGGACTTCATCCACGTTGCCTTCATCGCCCCGTTCGGGTTAGTGCTGGCGGCTCGAATTGCGCGCGGAGTGTGCTCGATGGCTTTGTGGCAACCCAATCGGCTCCTGCGTCTGGTTCCCCAGGTTGCGTTGTTGCTGCTGGCGGTGGCGGCGATGAACAAGGGCTGGAGCAACTGGCGCTACGCCTGGCAGATGGCGCCGGAGGAGTTCGAGAGCGCTGTCGGCACATTGCGAGGTGAAGCGAAGACGCGGGCCTTGTTGCAAGCCGTGCGGCAAGCCTTTGCTCGCGAGCCGCAGGCGCCGCGCACCCTGTTCACTTATCCTTCCGACCCGTGGCTCTATCTGGCAGTGCCGGCCGACAACCCGACGCCGTTCTCGTTCTTGCTGCGCGACTACAATACCCCGGCGCAGGTGGAGCAGGCGTTGCGGGCCGTGGCCGAACGCGACACGGCTGTCCTGGTGATCAACGCCGGCTTCGTGGCCGGTGATGACCCGGTGGTCCGATTGCAGCGGCAGCGCCACTACCAGCGCGTCGCTGAAGTGGGCCCATATGCGGTGTATGGCCGGCAGCGGACGCACTGAGCCCGCCGGGAGCTCGCAGGAGCCGGCCCCAAGCCTGCGCGGGTGGCTGCGGGCCGCGGCGTTTCACTACGGGCGCGTGCTCGGTAACGGCTACCGCGCGCGGCGGGAGGTGGCCGCCGCGCTGGCCGCCACCGCGACGGAGCGCGTGCTCGATGTCGGCTGCGGCACCGGCTGGTTTTGCCTCGCCGTACCCGGGGAATACGTCGGCATCGATCTTGATCGCGACTACCTCGCCTTTGCCCAGCGGCGCTGGCGCAGTTCTCAGCGCCGCTTCGAGCTGACCGCGCTGGAGCGCCTCGATGCCGGCCGCGGCTTCGAGCGGGCGATGTTGATCAATTGCTTGCACCACCTGTCCGACGGCGAGGCCAGCGCCGTGCTCGGCCGTCTGGCGCAGATCGTTCGCTTGCGGCTGGTGGTGGTTGACATGGACCCGGAGGGGTCGAATTGGTTGCAGCGCGCGCTATTGCGTATGGACCGCGGGCATTTTATCCGTTCACTGTCGCAGCAGCGGGCATTGCTGGCGCGTTCGTTCGCGATCGTGGCCGAGCGCTGCTTTCGCAATACGCCCCGCACTGCCGTGCAAGTGTTGTTCGTGTGCGAGCCGCGACCATGAACACCGAGCTAAGCGTGCTGGTTCCCTGCTTCAACGAGCAGGGCAATCTCTTGGAGCTGGTCGAGCGTACCGAGCGCGTGTTCGACCGGCGCGCGATTGCGGGCGAGATCATCCTGGTCAACGACGGGAGCCAGGACCATACAGGGAGGGAAATCGATCAACTCGCTGCTACACACCCGCGAGTCGTCGCCGTCCACCATTGCCACAACCAGGGCATCCCGGCGGCCTGGAAGAGCGGCTTGGCGCGCGCCCAGGGGCGCTACGTCCTGACCATCGACGCCGACCTCCAGTACCAGCCCGAGGCCATCGCCCAGCTCTATCGCGAGATCTGCTTCAGCCATGCCGACCTGGTGCAAGGGTGGCGCAGCCCGCTGGAGCGCAAAACCGACGACATCCGCTACTACATGAGCCGCGGCCTGGATTACCTGCTCAAACTCCTGTTCGACATGCCGCAGCAGCACGACGTCAAGTCGGGCTTCATTGTCTACAAGCGCGAAGTGTTCGAGGAAATCCTCGCCCACGCTCGCGGCTATTGGTACTTCCAGACCTTCGTGACAGTGGCGGCCAAGGCCAAGGGCTTCTCCATCCGTCAGCTCGAGACGCTCTTCGACGAGCGGCGCGTGGGCCGCTCGTTCATGAGCCGAGTGCCGCTGGGGGTTACGGCTAAGACGCTGCTCGACCTCGGCCGCGCGCTGGGCGAGTTCCGCCTGCGCGAGCCCAAGGAGCAGAGCTTGGCCCTGTCGGCCCCGGCCCCGAGGGTTCCGGCCAGGCGCGACTGGCGCAGCCGATATCAGCGCCTGTACCGTGGCCTGATGCCGGTGCATCACTGGATGATTTCCACCAACGCACCGCGCTACCTCGATGAGCTCAGGCAAACGCAGTGGCTTTCGCCGGGCGAGCTGGCGCAGCTTCAGCTGCGCCGGCTGCAACGCTTGGTTCAGCACGCCTACGATCACGTCGGCTGGTACCGCGAGCAGTTCCAAGCCGCCGGTGTAACGCCGCGCGATGTGCGCAGCCTGGACGACCTGCGCCGGCTGCCGCTGCTCAGCAAGCAGGAGCTGCGTGACAACCTTTACTTCGATCTGCTGTCCGACAACCACGACAAGCACAAGATCCAGAAGATCACCACCAGTGGCTCCACCGGCGAGCCCCTGGCGCTTTTCGTAGACCGCCTCCAGCTCGACATGCGTTGGGCCAATACCTGGCGCAACATGGAGTGGACCGGCTACCGCTTCGGCGACCGGCAGGTCCGCCTGTGGCACTCGTCCCTGGGGTTGACGCGCAAGCAAGTAGCGAAGGAATACCTCGATGCGTTTCTGCTCCGGCGCAAGTTCTTCCCCGTGTTCAGCCTCGATGACGCCATGCTGCGGCGCTACGTCGATTACGTTCGCCGCCACCGGCCGGCACTGCTGGATGGCTACGCCGAGGCGTTCAACGTGATCGCGCACTACCTCGAACGCGAGCGGGTGACCGGCCTCTGCGCCGGCGCGATCATTTCCTCGGCGCAGACGTTGCCGGCGGTGACCCGGGCGCTGATCGAGCGGCAATTCTGCTGTCGGGTATTCGACAAGTACGGTGCCCGTGAGTTCAGCGGCATCGCCCACGAGTGCGAGCAGCACCGCGGCTACCACGTCAACGCCGAGAGCTACATCGTCGAAGTGTTGCGCGACGGCCGGCCGGCGGCCGCGGGCGAGGTCGGCGAGGTCGTGGTAACCGATCTGAACAATCGCTGCGTGCCGTTGATTCGCTACCGGCTCAACGACCTGGCGGTGCCGAGCGATCGCACCTGTGCCTGCGGGCGCGGGCTGCCGCTGCTCGAACGCGTGCTCGGCCGGCTGCAATCGGTGGTGCTGGGGAGCAACGGGCGGTACTTGCCGGCGAGCTTCTTCGCGCACTTCTTCAAAGAATACGAGTACGCGGTGGCGCGCTATCAGGTGGTGCAGGAGGCGCGCACGCGACTGGTGGTCCGGTTGATTCGCAAGCCGCGTTTTTCGGAAGAGACCGAGGCCGCCATTCGCCGCGCCCTCGGCAAGGCGTTGGGTGAGGCGATGAGCATCGGCCTCGAATACGTCGACAAGCTACCGCTGGGGCGAACGGGGAAAGCGCAAATCTGTCTGAGCCTGATCGAGCTGCCGCTGTTTTCGGCGGCCGCGGCCGAGGCCTGGGAGGAGGAGATCCGCCGTGAAGCCGCGGGTTGACGACGTCGCGGCGTGGAACGAGCGCTGGGCCCGCGACTACGACATCGATCGCTACTACGCCCAGGCGCACTGGTTGGTGCGTTGGGTCGAGGCGCGCCGGGTCGAAGTTGCGGTGCAGCTGTTGGCTGCCGGCCCGGAGGATCTGGTCGTCGAGCTGGGCTGCGGGGCGGGCCACGTACTCGGTCAGTGTCCCGGGCGGCTGGTGGGTCTGGAGATCGCGCCCACAATGTTGCTGAAATCACGCCGCCGCCTGGGGGCGCGGGCGGCATTGGTGCGCGCCGACGTGGAACAGCTGCCGCTGCAGTCCGCACGACTCACCCGGCTGGTGTGTACCGAGGTCATCGAGCACGTGGTTGATCCGCGCCGCTTATTGGAGGAGATTGCTCGGGTGCTGGCACCGCATGGGAGCGTGGTGATTACGTTCCCCAATGAAGCCTTGATCGAGGCGTTGAAGCGCTGGGCTTTGCGCCTGCGGTTGTTTCGCCGGCTGGCTCCCGGCCCGACCGTGGCGGCTGAGGCCGACTGGCACTTGCATAGCTTTTCGCCGGAGTTGTTCCGCCGCTTGCAACCGGCCGCGCTCGAGTTGCTAGCGACCCGCGCCGTACCTTCAGCGCTGCTGCCGTTGCGCTACGTTTGCCTGCTCCGGCGGCGGGAAGAGTAACCGGGGCGTATGCCTGAGCTGGCGGAGAACCTGGTAGCGGTCGTGCGCGAGGCGAGCGTCTATCCGCTGGCGGCGCCGTTTGATCCGCCCAACCCGGTGTATGACGCCGTGATGCGCCTTCTGGCGCAGCTCGATCTCGATGCCGAGCACCTCGGCACCACCGAGTGGAA includes:
- a CDS encoding glycosyltransferase family 2 protein, coding for MKPAGPLYTSIDPTGFKLSVVVPVYNEQATIAEILRRVAAAPFRKEVIVVDDGSSDDTAAILLALENSGRIEGPPGLENTLRVLRQQPNQGKGAALRAGFRAATGDVVVVQDADLEYDPADYALLIGPILDGRADAVYGSRFIGSAPHRVLFFWHFVGNKLLTLLSNMVTNLNLTDMETGAKAFRTDVIKRIPLHAKRFGFEPEVTAKLAHMRARIYEVGCSYSGRDYAQGKKIGLKDAFAAVYTILRNARPRDGVPLAVEAAGARPTDA
- the der gene encoding ribosome biogenesis GTPase Der, which codes for MRQRKLKEPAPVLATAALPVVAIVGRPNAGKSTLFNRLVRSQRALVDERPGVTRDRNEAVAQWGGRCFRLVDTGGVEADERPADELLAAVRTHTLRASTEADAIILLVDGRAGASALEAGLWRRLRSGHAPVFFAANKLDTAGLADQAADFFRLGVERVYPMSAAHGRGVDELMAEVVAALPGDSATPAVAAVDEPIALAIVGRPNVGKSSLLNRLLGEERAIVSPIPGTTRDAIDSLATFNARNYLLIDTAGIRRRPKVHEGLERASVARALRALDRAEIALLVIDGSEPLAEQDARIAGYAWERGRALLFVVNKWDARPKGEREERRFQEALAWKYPTLAEVPMVFVSALSGRGVDRVVPAVEALAAAHRAQLPTPRVNQVLQAATQAQAPPSVQGKRPVFYYATQTGSAPPVLTIFTSAPRLVQPVYERFLRNQFAAAFELHGTPLQLRFRPRRETQSLAPKRSARATRGDRGARKH
- a CDS encoding radical SAM protein, producing the protein MAALPRRLRSAMARRANMTPLRLFNLVLNRLEMKLGRTRLISRPYELCIDVSNKCNLTCPFCPTGRREHGRGKGHVALETFSAILDELAPYVFSLELFNWGEAFFNPELPQLIEYAHRRKVETSISSNLSFRLKEDYLRSIVTAGLTNLTASIDGADQQSYEVYRRGGNFALAVENLRTLVRLRRELNSRFPRLCWQYLIFAHNERRVDEARQLAHELGLDSFAASGGLYDEPDWAPAGDHSYQYLEMHPNRCPWLWRKAVFHWDGGMASCCSGFFKHDDFGDWQPGAFRQLWNNEKFVAARRIWTEKDSPLPDGHFCTSCDKVRFYRGLPLHSKMKPPPQLREQASG
- a CDS encoding YfhO family protein is translated as MRRPDWWAPLGALVLVTVWWHWRVAGPIAHDSLIPFLNYDLYAYYYPTVRFGFDELRHGHFPLWNPYQLAGLPFFATHQHGLLYPFNALHFFLEPGLAFKWTAIVHYTMALIFAGYLGRVLGLSSGGILVTAVTYAFSGYLQSHLYVRTWLVGAVWLPLAWALTIRMFREQSPLRPALWLATVFACQYLGGYPLYNMLTGYSVALLAVWEVAAMARGGRWRPATNASAALAAALVIAGALSAVQLLPMMEMTALSPRRLGSLSAAAADPFPLQGLGQFRSLFFPLFTPTAAGSLYLGATMLPFSALALFHPRLRSRSIFFLTLALSAGVLALGQLTPAYRWYQMLPTSNWFRFPAEFIWLATGALACTAGIGAEALMARRPAGRWPALAAAAAALILVAIIIRFHPPSPPLDWIGRRTATVLLALSIPALMLASTARPLAWAGAIGALWLDLALGFANYALIPDVAPEHFGAPASVIDFLRAQPDLPRSHFHMPAPGAPLPKVGMRHHLYAITDHESLIPSRYAEYLAWAERAAPPQPVALPQGRLILDAQRKQMRLLDLLGVRHIVTRTNTPFTAAEAARYRPVFADGEFTVHENPAALPRAFVVGHSEVTDPKAMLGRLSSRSFEPLTSALVETEAAAVTGGQSRAAEITEYAPEYVAIRVGGDSRGLLVLTDQFYPGWEASVDGRPAAIYRADYVFRGVPVPAGEHTVEFRFVPRSFWLGLAVSGTTLLVLLAVAIWQWRPGASPQSGG